One genomic region from Nitrospira sp. CR1.1 encodes:
- a CDS encoding acyl-CoA desaturase, which produces MQQISPTRIPVDVVHRVHHKFWTYLLFWSIVAGSVIGVPAYGVFYGYSWLDWTMFAVLYLVTGLGITVGYHRLLTHRSFECPDWVKACLLVAGGWALQNSGAKWTADHLRHHAHCDDPADPYNAKRGFWYSHCGWLLDPVPCNDERFGSRVMQDPVAMWQHRNYAVIVLIGLALPFVVGFLHNGWQGGIGGFMLAGVGRTFAVLNSTFCINSVCHIWGEQPYGTSDSSRNSWLVSLLTFGEGYHNYHHTYPSDYRNGPLWYNFDPSKWLIYTLSKLGLASSLRTASPGN; this is translated from the coding sequence ATGCAACAAATTTCTCCGACCCGGATTCCGGTGGATGTTGTCCACCGCGTTCACCATAAGTTCTGGACCTACCTCCTATTCTGGTCGATCGTCGCAGGTTCGGTGATTGGCGTTCCAGCCTATGGAGTGTTCTACGGATATTCCTGGCTGGATTGGACGATGTTTGCCGTGCTGTATCTGGTCACCGGCCTTGGCATCACCGTGGGATACCACCGGCTATTGACGCATCGCAGCTTCGAATGTCCCGATTGGGTGAAAGCCTGCCTGCTGGTCGCCGGTGGCTGGGCCCTGCAGAATTCCGGTGCGAAATGGACGGCTGATCATTTGCGTCACCATGCGCATTGTGACGATCCGGCTGATCCATACAATGCTAAGCGTGGATTCTGGTATAGCCACTGCGGCTGGCTGCTCGATCCGGTTCCGTGCAACGATGAACGATTCGGCTCACGCGTCATGCAGGACCCGGTGGCAATGTGGCAACACCGCAATTATGCGGTAATCGTTCTCATCGGCCTCGCCCTGCCTTTTGTCGTGGGCTTCCTCCATAACGGATGGCAGGGTGGAATCGGAGGATTTATGCTGGCCGGCGTCGGACGGACCTTTGCCGTCCTGAATTCCACCTTCTGCATCAATTCAGTCTGCCACATATGGGGCGAGCAACCCTATGGCACGTCCGATTCAAGCCGCAACTCTTGGCTGGTTTCCTTGCTCACTTTCGGCGAGGGGTATCATAATTACCACCACACCTACCCGAGCGATTATCGTAACGGGCCGCTCTGGTACAATTTTGATCCGTCGAAGTGGCTGATCTATACCTTATCGAAGCTAGGGCTGGCCTCATCACTCCGGACAGCGTCCCCCGGTAACTGA
- a CDS encoding RNA-binding protein: MGNKLYVGGLPYAATESQLSNLFSAHGTVESARVITDKFTGQSRGFGFVEMSTAEEAKAAITALNGSDMDGRQLTVNEAKPQEPRSGGGGGGRFGGGENRGGRNRF, translated from the coding sequence ATGGGTAACAAATTGTATGTCGGCGGACTGCCGTATGCTGCCACTGAATCGCAACTGAGCAACTTGTTCTCCGCTCACGGCACCGTTGAATCGGCGCGTGTGATCACGGACAAGTTCACGGGGCAATCACGCGGCTTCGGCTTCGTGGAAATGTCCACGGCGGAAGAGGCGAAGGCGGCCATCACCGCATTAAACGGCTCGGACATGGATGGCCGGCAACTCACTGTCAATGAAGCGAAGCCCCAAGAGCCTCGCTCAGGTGGCGGCGGGGGCGGACGGTTCGGCGGCGGTGAAAACCGCGGCGGACGCAACCGCTTCTAA
- a CDS encoding aminoacyl-tRNA hydrolase encodes MVAISTHVSIPDEEIELTAVRAQGAGGQHVNKVSSAIHLRFDIRASSLPPFYKERLLELRDHRVSREGILIIKAQDSRSQERNRALALERLVELIQQAAIPRIPRRPTKPTKGSKKRRLEDKSKRGQLKTLRGRPDEQ; translated from the coding sequence ATGGTGGCCATTTCAACACATGTGTCGATTCCGGATGAGGAAATCGAATTGACGGCTGTGCGGGCGCAAGGCGCCGGCGGACAACATGTGAATAAGGTCTCGTCCGCAATTCATCTCCGGTTCGATATACGGGCCTCTTCCCTTCCCCCGTTTTACAAGGAGCGGTTGTTGGAGTTACGGGATCATCGCGTGTCGCGTGAGGGGATTCTTATCATCAAGGCGCAGGACTCGCGGAGCCAGGAGCGGAACCGTGCGCTGGCTTTGGAGCGTCTCGTGGAATTGATTCAACAGGCGGCGATTCCGCGGATACCGCGTCGACCGACCAAACCGACAAAAGGGTCGAAGAAAAGACGGCTGGAGGATAAATCCAAACGAGGGCAGCTTAAAACATTACGGGGCCGGCCTGATGAACAGTGA
- a CDS encoding PAS domain S-box protein: MNIRPIHVLLIEDNPGDIRLVRESLGQTRDGQFTLTHVDRLDAGIRCLNEALIDVILLDLSLPDSQSIETLLRMHAAARGIPIVLMTELEDEELGLHLIQAGAQDYLIKGQTSAPLLARALRYAVGRNRLEEELREQTRFLQSVLNGMADGVVMADETGTFRVWNPAAEHILGSGHAHKTVGRWSDDFSMFLPDRMTPYPPEDIPLARAIRGESVTGATIFLKRGTQRDALWLDVSARPLRDEMGLIKGGVMVFRDISETTRTDEALRDSEARFRAIMDNSPALIFLKDREGRYLQANRQFETIFHLAQKDLVGKTDDEIFPPAQAAAFRENDLKVFEADAPMRFEESALHDDGPHTSIVVKFPLRNAAGRCYALCGIATDITDKQRAEEIQHHLDKDRLLLLESTGEGIYGLDRQGRCTFINSTASRILGYPPNELLGQDMHERIHHSLHDGATHPRTRCHIHETLADGKGRKVDDEVYWRRDGTSFPVQYSSFPVIEQRLVTGAVVVFLDITDRKRAEQQLTASHDQLRMLTARLESVREEERILIAREIHDELGQALTGVKLELSLLRDQLPDLAPALQHRLESISGLVDATIQSVRRIATDLRPIVLDQLGLIPAIEWQTQEFQSRTGIQCRLDIYLRSAQLSQTASTAMFRIFQEILTNVVRHAKASVVKITLQEQAGGLMLEVHDNGRGITESELADPQSLGLVGMRERALLLGGNITFVGNAESGTIVRVRIPLEHPPQG; this comes from the coding sequence ATGAATATCCGCCCTATCCATGTTTTGTTGATTGAAGACAATCCGGGCGACATTCGCCTGGTGCGTGAATCCTTGGGACAAACACGGGACGGGCAATTCACGCTCACGCACGTCGACCGTCTCGATGCGGGCATCCGCTGTCTGAACGAGGCCCTGATCGATGTCATTCTCCTGGATCTCTCCCTGCCCGACAGTCAAAGCATCGAGACCCTGCTCAGGATGCATGCCGCGGCGCGTGGGATTCCGATCGTGCTGATGACCGAGCTGGAGGATGAAGAGTTAGGTCTGCACCTCATTCAGGCTGGAGCGCAAGATTATCTGATTAAGGGACAGACCTCGGCGCCCCTTCTCGCGCGCGCGTTACGGTATGCCGTCGGCCGCAACCGGCTTGAAGAAGAACTGCGCGAACAGACACGGTTTCTCCAATCGGTCCTCAATGGCATGGCCGACGGGGTGGTGATGGCCGATGAAACCGGCACGTTTCGAGTCTGGAACCCCGCCGCAGAGCACATCCTGGGAAGCGGTCATGCCCATAAGACAGTCGGCCGATGGTCCGACGATTTCTCCATGTTTCTCCCCGACCGGATGACACCCTACCCGCCGGAAGACATTCCCCTGGCACGGGCCATCCGGGGAGAATCCGTGACCGGCGCAACCATCTTTCTCAAACGCGGGACTCAGCGTGACGCCCTATGGCTTGACGTGTCTGCCCGGCCATTGCGGGATGAGATGGGACTGATCAAGGGCGGGGTGATGGTGTTTCGCGACATCAGCGAAACCACACGCACCGACGAAGCGCTGAGGGACAGCGAGGCCCGCTTCCGCGCGATCATGGACAATAGCCCTGCCCTGATTTTCCTCAAAGATCGCGAAGGACGATATCTCCAGGCGAACCGGCAATTTGAAACCATTTTCCATCTGGCGCAGAAAGATCTTGTCGGAAAAACCGACGACGAAATCTTTCCGCCCGCCCAGGCCGCGGCATTTCGCGAAAATGACCTGAAGGTGTTCGAGGCCGACGCCCCCATGCGATTTGAAGAATCGGCGCTCCATGACGATGGCCCCCACACCAGCATTGTGGTGAAATTCCCCCTGCGCAATGCTGCAGGCCGCTGTTACGCGCTCTGCGGAATCGCCACCGACATTACCGATAAGCAACGGGCGGAGGAAATCCAGCATCACCTCGACAAGGATCGCCTCCTCCTGCTGGAATCCACCGGTGAAGGAATTTATGGCCTCGACCGACAGGGCCGATGCACCTTTATTAATTCAACGGCCTCGCGCATACTCGGGTACCCGCCCAATGAACTCCTCGGCCAGGACATGCATGAGCGCATCCATCATTCGTTACACGACGGCGCGACACACCCCCGGACGCGCTGCCATATCCATGAAACGCTTGCGGATGGGAAAGGCCGCAAGGTCGATGATGAAGTGTATTGGCGCAGGGACGGGACCTCATTTCCCGTCCAATACTCCTCCTTCCCGGTCATAGAACAGAGACTCGTCACCGGGGCCGTGGTCGTCTTTCTTGACATTACCGACCGCAAACGGGCTGAGCAGCAACTGACCGCGTCGCATGACCAGCTCAGAATGCTGACCGCCCGCCTGGAATCGGTGCGGGAGGAGGAACGGATTCTTATCGCGCGCGAAATCCATGACGAACTGGGCCAGGCGTTGACCGGCGTGAAGCTTGAACTCTCCCTGTTGCGCGACCAGCTCCCTGATCTGGCCCCTGCGTTGCAGCATCGCCTGGAATCGATCTCCGGGCTCGTCGACGCCACAATCCAGTCAGTCCGAAGGATTGCCACGGATCTGCGCCCCATCGTGCTGGACCAGCTGGGCCTCATTCCGGCAATCGAATGGCAAACGCAGGAATTTCAATCACGCACCGGGATTCAATGTCGACTCGACATTTACCTTCGGTCCGCGCAGCTCTCGCAAACCGCATCGACCGCCATGTTCAGAATTTTTCAGGAGATCCTCACCAATGTGGTGCGCCATGCGAAAGCCTCTGTTGTCAAGATCACCCTTCAGGAGCAGGCCGGCGGGCTTATGCTTGAAGTACACGACAACGGGCGCGGCATCACCGAATCCGAGCTGGCCGATCCTCAGTCCCTGGGCTTGGTCGGAATGCGAGAACGCGCCTTACTGCTCGGCGGCAATATCACCTTCGTAGGCAATGCCGAATCGGGAACCATCGTGCGAGTCAGAATTCCTCTTGAGCACCCGCCCCAAGGCTGA
- a CDS encoding response regulator, whose protein sequence is MTKILVVDDHAVVRQGVKQILNEQFQGVVIGEARNAEEMMDRLRKFAWDIVILDVGMPGKSGLDAIKDLKQVCPKLPVLVLSAYPEDQLARRMLKAGAAGYLTKDSAPNELVHALRKILGGGKFVSASMAELLVANLNEDAEKPLHELLSDREYQVMCLIAVGKSLKEIADDLCVGISTINTYRARILEKMQFKNNTELTHYAIDHRLINRLVS, encoded by the coding sequence GTGACTAAAATTCTGGTCGTGGATGATCACGCGGTCGTTCGGCAAGGCGTCAAACAAATTCTCAACGAGCAGTTTCAGGGCGTCGTGATCGGCGAAGCTCGGAACGCGGAGGAAATGATGGACCGGCTACGGAAGTTCGCCTGGGACATCGTGATCCTCGACGTCGGCATGCCGGGAAAGAGCGGCCTCGACGCTATAAAGGACCTCAAGCAGGTCTGTCCGAAACTTCCAGTCCTTGTGCTTAGCGCCTATCCCGAAGATCAGCTGGCCAGGAGAATGCTCAAAGCGGGAGCCGCCGGGTACCTCACCAAAGACAGCGCCCCGAACGAATTGGTGCACGCCCTCAGGAAGATCCTGGGAGGCGGAAAATTTGTGAGCGCCTCCATGGCTGAGTTACTCGTCGCCAACCTCAATGAGGATGCCGAAAAACCTCTGCACGAACTGCTCTCTGACCGCGAGTACCAGGTCATGTGTTTAATCGCGGTCGGCAAAAGCCTCAAGGAGATTGCGGATGACCTTTGCGTGGGAATCAGCACCATCAATACCTATCGCGCGCGCATCCTCGAAAAAATGCAGTTCAAGAACAACACCGAATTGACGCATTACGCCATCGACCATCGCCTTATCAACCGTCTCGTCTCCTGA
- a CDS encoding DUF2934 domain-containing protein: protein MTDHNAQAPAAGDPIRAISRGGTSRSIPKRKDRVLSSPQAKASDSAGDIRTRIEKLAYALYQQRGQQDGYDCEDWLEAERMVRAASAPQHREGSGHSGIPSLHRA from the coding sequence ATGACAGACCATAATGCACAGGCACCTGCGGCTGGCGACCCCATACGAGCCATTTCCCGAGGAGGGACAAGCCGATCGATACCAAAACGAAAGGATCGTGTCCTGTCATCCCCTCAGGCCAAGGCCTCGGATTCAGCCGGCGACATCAGAACAAGGATTGAAAAGCTGGCCTATGCGCTCTATCAGCAACGAGGACAACAGGACGGATATGACTGTGAAGATTGGCTGGAAGCCGAACGGATGGTACGGGCGGCATCCGCCCCTCAACACCGGGAAGGCTCTGGTCACTCCGGGATCCCATCACTTCATCGCGCCTGA
- a CDS encoding DUF3393 domain-containing protein translates to MTFSEILFSPRPHLRYTRAMPTRRLSLLLLSLAAPTLFSGCETTDHMLGAAERAVGSTTGRTVLGIVGGKDPADIARQRVESYGRDPQALLRDLRAMQRDFQALMAALTGEVGKKWGTKEVKLPEQKKYVKYTQNYRSRAIVDFDAGNILIETLDEKDPRASLKNAVVTTLLTPNDPRSVDLFSDKEITLTGEKEPYLLGLVLNQAGKPVRTPTEAEQFADLLLAKSTTTRTVEQENGPKTAHAVQIPMVTNFAHKQAEKYRAVVGQFAERYKISPSLVFAIIRTESNFNPFAVSSAPAYGLMQLVPTSGGRDAYRKAKGEDKAPSRDYLFDPDNNIELGTAYLNVLTYSQLTDVTDLVSREYCVISAYNTGAGNVFKTFSKDQRTAVQQINGLQPSTLYDRLRSGLPYQETRDYLAKVVGFRKQFVSVGETGAP, encoded by the coding sequence ATGACGTTTTCAGAAATTCTCTTTTCCCCGCGGCCACACCTTCGGTATACTCGCGCCATGCCCACTCGACGACTGTCGCTCCTCCTGCTGAGCCTCGCCGCCCCGACGCTGTTTTCCGGCTGTGAAACCACCGACCACATGCTCGGCGCCGCCGAACGGGCTGTCGGGAGCACGACGGGAAGAACGGTGCTCGGCATCGTCGGCGGCAAGGATCCGGCCGACATCGCCCGGCAACGCGTCGAAAGCTATGGACGGGACCCTCAGGCGCTGCTGAGAGATCTGCGGGCAATGCAACGTGACTTTCAGGCCTTGATGGCGGCTCTGACCGGAGAGGTCGGAAAGAAATGGGGCACCAAGGAAGTCAAACTTCCCGAGCAGAAAAAGTACGTGAAATACACCCAGAACTACCGCAGCCGGGCGATTGTGGACTTCGACGCCGGAAACATCCTGATCGAGACGCTTGACGAGAAAGACCCTCGTGCGAGCTTGAAAAATGCCGTCGTCACCACACTCCTGACTCCTAACGACCCGCGCAGCGTCGACCTGTTTTCGGATAAGGAAATCACCCTGACCGGCGAGAAGGAGCCGTACCTCCTAGGCCTGGTACTGAATCAGGCCGGCAAGCCGGTACGTACGCCGACGGAGGCGGAACAGTTTGCAGACTTGCTCCTGGCCAAGAGCACCACAACCCGCACCGTCGAGCAGGAGAACGGCCCCAAAACGGCCCATGCGGTCCAGATTCCTATGGTGACCAACTTTGCCCACAAGCAGGCCGAAAAATATCGCGCCGTGGTCGGCCAGTTTGCGGAGCGGTACAAAATCAGTCCGAGTCTCGTCTTCGCCATTATACGGACCGAGAGCAACTTCAATCCCTTCGCCGTTAGCTCGGCACCCGCCTACGGGTTGATGCAACTGGTCCCCACTAGCGGAGGCCGGGATGCGTATCGCAAAGCGAAAGGCGAAGACAAAGCCCCTTCACGGGATTACCTCTTCGATCCGGACAATAACATCGAGTTGGGCACGGCCTATCTCAACGTGTTGACCTATTCTCAGTTAACCGACGTGACGGATCTGGTCTCCCGGGAATATTGCGTCATTTCGGCCTATAACACCGGCGCCGGCAACGTGTTCAAAACCTTTTCCAAAGACCAGCGCACCGCCGTGCAGCAGATTAACGGCCTTCAGCCGTCGACGCTCTATGACCGGCTTCGCAGCGGACTCCCCTATCAGGAAACTCGCGACTATCTTGCCAAAGTCGTCGGGTTTCGCAAACAGTTCGTCAGCGTCGGCGAGACCGGCGCCCCATAA
- the treS gene encoding maltose alpha-D-glucosyltransferase translates to MNQDPLWYKDAVFYELHVRAFYDGNDDGVGDFAGLIQQLDYLEWLGVDCLWLLPFYPSPLRDDGYDVADFCNIAASYGTTEDFRRLLEEAHRRGMRVIVDLILNHTSDQHAWFQAAKASPDAPTRHYYVWSDTDQKYPRARVIFVDTEKSNWTWDHEAQAYFWHRFFSHQPDLNYDNPEVRQAMIHVMEYWLDQGLDGFRCDAVPYLFEREDTICENLPETHRYLKEIRSSIDQRYKGRVLLAEANQWPSDVRPYFGDGDEFHMAFHFPLMPRLFMGVRSEDRQPIIDMFKHTPDIPPACQWCLFLRNHDELTLEMCTGEERDYMYYAYARDPQMRRNIGIARRLAPLLDNDRRKVELLNSIVFTLPGSPIIYYGDEIGMGDNIHLGDRNGVRTPMHWTADRNAGFSKADPSKLFLPVVADAVYGYQSVNVDAQKQATHSLLNWMRRMIAIRKKHKVFGRGTLQFLSPANEKILAYIRAYEQETLLLVHNLAGSSQAVELDLSRYKDVVPEELLGESRFPTIHEQPYVLTLGPYSSYWLHLPPVRPATSAYSMEWSAI, encoded by the coding sequence CTGAATCAAGACCCACTTTGGTACAAGGACGCTGTATTTTATGAACTCCACGTCCGCGCCTTTTACGACGGCAACGACGACGGCGTCGGAGACTTTGCCGGCCTGATCCAGCAGCTGGATTACCTCGAATGGCTCGGTGTGGACTGCCTGTGGCTACTGCCCTTCTATCCATCGCCGTTGCGGGACGATGGCTACGATGTCGCGGACTTTTGCAACATCGCCGCGTCATACGGCACGACCGAAGACTTTCGGCGTCTGCTGGAGGAGGCGCATCGCCGTGGCATGCGGGTGATCGTCGACCTGATCCTCAATCATACCTCTGACCAACACGCGTGGTTTCAGGCGGCCAAAGCCTCCCCTGACGCACCGACCCGGCACTATTACGTCTGGAGCGACACGGATCAGAAATACCCTCGCGCTCGGGTTATTTTTGTCGACACAGAGAAATCCAATTGGACCTGGGACCATGAGGCACAGGCCTATTTCTGGCATCGTTTTTTCAGCCACCAACCGGACCTCAACTACGACAACCCCGAAGTCCGCCAGGCCATGATTCACGTGATGGAATATTGGCTCGACCAGGGGCTCGACGGGTTTCGCTGCGATGCCGTGCCCTACCTCTTCGAGCGGGAAGACACCATTTGCGAAAACCTGCCGGAAACCCATCGTTACCTGAAGGAGATCCGAAGCAGTATCGACCAGCGGTATAAAGGCCGGGTGTTATTGGCTGAGGCCAATCAATGGCCGAGCGACGTACGTCCCTACTTCGGGGACGGCGACGAATTCCACATGGCCTTCCATTTTCCGCTGATGCCTCGATTGTTCATGGGGGTCCGAAGCGAGGACCGCCAGCCGATTATCGACATGTTCAAACATACGCCCGACATCCCTCCAGCCTGCCAGTGGTGCCTTTTTTTACGGAACCATGACGAACTGACGCTGGAGATGTGCACCGGCGAAGAGCGCGATTATATGTATTACGCCTATGCTCGCGATCCGCAGATGCGGCGCAATATCGGCATAGCCCGTCGATTGGCTCCGCTCCTGGATAACGATCGCCGGAAGGTCGAGCTCTTGAACAGCATTGTCTTCACCCTCCCCGGCAGTCCGATCATCTATTACGGAGATGAAATCGGCATGGGCGACAATATTCACCTGGGCGACAGGAACGGCGTGCGCACGCCGATGCATTGGACCGCTGATCGCAACGCCGGCTTTTCCAAAGCCGACCCGTCAAAACTCTTTCTTCCCGTCGTGGCCGATGCGGTCTACGGATATCAGTCCGTCAACGTTGACGCTCAAAAACAAGCCACGCATTCGTTATTGAATTGGATGCGCCGAATGATCGCCATCCGGAAGAAGCACAAAGTGTTCGGCCGCGGGACGTTGCAATTTCTCAGTCCGGCAAACGAAAAAATCCTGGCGTATATCCGTGCCTATGAACAGGAGACGCTCCTGCTCGTGCACAACCTGGCGGGATCGTCCCAGGCCGTCGAACTTGACCTCAGTCGTTACAAAGACGTCGTGCCCGAAGAGTTGCTCGGAGAGTCGCGCTTCCCCACCATCCACGAGCAACCCTATGTGCTGACGTTAGGGCCCTATAGTTCGTATTGGTTGCACCTGCCCCCCGTGCGGCCGGCGACGAGCGCCTACAGTATGGAATGGAGTGCGATCTGA
- a CDS encoding glycosyltransferase: MNSALDEYREVSPKGTVDFLYRLSDLVQGKSFLHLNAVRYGGGMSEVLRRLVPMMVSLGVEARWEVLAGSQEYFVVVTRMLNALQGRDDKLTDEMYQTYASIMERNAKALKLEADMVMVHDHQPAGLVDYRTNGCWLWRCHLDLAQPQRPAWAFLRRYVLKYDAAIFSLSGFAQRLPIPKFLIYPSIDPLSPKNRDMSRSEIAQVLDRLGIPRVKPMLLQVARFDRFKDPLGALQTYRLVKRHHDCQLVLAGSGVLHDPEGEAVLTELREAGARDPDIHVIQLPPEADLEINALQRSATVVLQKSVKEGFGLTVSEAMWKGKPVVGSTAGGIAAQIVDGVTGYVVHSVEGAGFRIRHLLNNPGLVSRMGAMAREHVRRNFLITRQLGDYLTLLKLLPAA, encoded by the coding sequence GTGAACTCGGCATTGGATGAATATCGCGAGGTGTCGCCGAAGGGTACGGTCGATTTTCTGTACCGGTTGAGTGATCTCGTGCAGGGAAAAAGCTTCCTTCACCTGAACGCCGTCAGATATGGAGGCGGGATGTCCGAAGTCTTGCGGCGTTTGGTTCCAATGATGGTGTCCTTGGGCGTTGAGGCACGATGGGAAGTTCTGGCCGGGTCACAAGAGTATTTCGTGGTGGTCACCCGCATGCTCAACGCGTTGCAAGGTCGCGATGACAAGCTCACCGACGAGATGTATCAGACCTATGCCAGTATCATGGAGCGGAATGCCAAGGCGCTGAAACTCGAGGCTGACATGGTGATGGTTCATGACCATCAGCCGGCTGGGCTGGTGGACTATCGCACCAATGGTTGTTGGCTTTGGCGGTGCCACCTGGATCTGGCTCAGCCTCAACGTCCGGCTTGGGCCTTTCTTCGCCGCTACGTCCTTAAATATGATGCCGCCATTTTTTCGCTGTCCGGGTTCGCCCAACGATTGCCGATTCCAAAATTTCTGATTTATCCCTCCATCGATCCCCTGAGCCCGAAAAATCGCGACATGAGCCGATCGGAAATCGCGCAGGTGCTCGACCGGCTCGGCATTCCCCGCGTAAAACCCATGCTGTTACAGGTTGCCCGTTTCGACCGGTTTAAGGACCCGTTGGGCGCCCTTCAAACCTACCGGCTCGTCAAACGGCACCATGATTGCCAACTCGTCTTGGCCGGATCCGGAGTGCTGCACGATCCCGAAGGCGAAGCGGTGCTCACGGAACTGCGCGAGGCTGGGGCGCGCGATCCCGACATCCATGTCATTCAGCTTCCCCCTGAAGCGGATCTGGAGATCAATGCGCTGCAGCGGAGCGCCACGGTCGTGCTTCAAAAGTCCGTCAAGGAGGGGTTTGGGTTGACCGTGTCGGAAGCCATGTGGAAAGGGAAACCGGTCGTCGGCAGCACGGCCGGAGGCATTGCCGCGCAGATCGTGGACGGAGTCACCGGCTATGTGGTCCATTCCGTAGAAGGCGCGGGCTTTCGCATCCGGCATCTGCTCAACAACCCCGGACTGGTGAGCCGGATGGGAGCGATGGCACGGGAACACGTACGGCGCAACTTTCTCATTACCCGGCAGCTGGGTGATTACCTCACGTTGCTCAAACTCCTGCCGGCAGCCTGA
- a CDS encoding glycosyl transferase family 2: MTTVLSTPPGGNSDTEMMPPSQALSAPGTGMERPADTVDIMIGLLTLNNAGSIEAVVKSILEGLRQFFPNASALLVNCDAGSQDDTSGIITRLAAGMIPVRIVSNAAGSFANLTREAGFPGRDETIHNFCLTARRLQPKICLIVEGQLRSLSSGWINHLGRPIHEHGEDYVVPLYRRHRYEGTLATNLLYPLTRALYGKRLRYPSGGAYGLSGKFAGDLISQPTWTGAAAKYSVDSRLITAALAGGYRVCHTYLGTRDQETRMGTVDLSVVLAQTVGGIFHSMEEYESSWETIKGSSEVPVYGDSESAPDPGPLHTGRMVSGFKQGLRDLLPLWELILSRDTLGQIIALDIQDPEEFRFPPSLWVQTVYDFSLAYHNQTLHREHMLKALTPLYLARTASFVLETQHGDSAEVDQTVESLCREFELSKSYLAEQWRWRDE, encoded by the coding sequence ATGACGACGGTCCTTTCAACGCCGCCAGGCGGAAACAGCGACACGGAGATGATGCCCCCAAGCCAGGCGCTCAGCGCGCCGGGTACCGGCATGGAACGCCCGGCTGACACCGTGGATATCATGATCGGCTTACTCACCCTCAACAATGCCGGATCGATCGAAGCCGTGGTGAAATCAATCCTGGAAGGATTGCGGCAGTTCTTCCCGAACGCGTCTGCCCTGCTCGTCAATTGCGATGCGGGCTCGCAGGACGACACCTCCGGCATCATCACTCGGCTGGCGGCCGGCATGATTCCAGTCCGGATTGTATCCAATGCGGCTGGCTCCTTTGCAAATCTCACCAGGGAAGCGGGCTTTCCCGGGCGGGACGAAACCATCCATAACTTTTGCCTGACAGCGCGCCGGCTGCAACCCAAGATATGCCTGATCGTCGAAGGCCAGCTACGCTCGCTCAGCTCAGGCTGGATCAATCATCTAGGCAGGCCAATCCATGAACACGGTGAGGATTATGTCGTCCCGCTCTATCGCCGCCACCGGTATGAGGGCACACTCGCGACCAACCTGCTATACCCTTTGACCCGCGCGCTGTATGGCAAACGATTACGGTATCCGAGCGGCGGGGCGTACGGCCTGTCCGGGAAATTCGCCGGCGATTTGATCTCCCAGCCGACCTGGACGGGAGCCGCGGCCAAATACAGTGTGGATAGCCGGCTCATCACCGCTGCTCTCGCCGGCGGCTATCGCGTGTGCCACACGTATCTCGGCACCAGGGATCAGGAGACCAGAATGGGAACGGTGGATCTGTCGGTGGTGCTCGCGCAAACCGTCGGCGGCATCTTTCACTCGATGGAAGAATACGAATCTTCGTGGGAGACGATCAAGGGGTCGAGCGAGGTGCCGGTCTATGGCGACTCTGAGTCGGCACCCGATCCAGGGCCCTTGCACACCGGCCGGATGGTGAGCGGGTTCAAGCAGGGGTTGCGCGATCTGCTGCCGCTCTGGGAACTGATCCTGTCTCGAGACACGTTAGGGCAAATCATCGCGCTCGACATACAAGACCCGGAGGAATTCCGGTTTCCGCCCTCCCTGTGGGTGCAAACCGTCTACGACTTTTCCCTGGCCTATCACAACCAGACGCTGCACCGGGAACACATGCTGAAGGCGCTGACGCCTCTGTACTTGGCGCGGACGGCCTCCTTCGTCCTGGAAACTCAGCATGGGGATTCCGCGGAGGTCGATCAAACAGTGGAGAGCCTATGCCGCGAGTTCGAATTGTCGAAGTCGTACCTCGCGGAACAATGGAGGTGGCGCGATGAGTGA